The Lycium barbarum isolate Lr01 chromosome 11, ASM1917538v2, whole genome shotgun sequence genome contains the following window.
GTTATTGGTTTTATTCATCTTTAAAAAATGACTACAATGGTCAGATAAATCGTTGACCAACCGCTTAAGAAAATCTTAACTGTTTGAGAAAAGAGTTTCAAGATGAAAATGCCACTTCCTTTGCTGTTCATTCAGTTCCATTTCATTTGCACATGAACAGTAGCGATTAGCTGTCATTTGCATTTAGTGTTCTATGATTTATGGCGGATTGTTTAAACTCTGCCAATGTTGATGACTACAACATAATAAATTGATAGGACCTCTATTTTCTTGTTTGACATGACTTTCTCCTTTCACAGGAAAAAGCCAATGACAGCTGCTGCCTTTTCCGGAGATGGTTCTGTGTTGGCTGTAGCTGCAGAAAGAGTTATTACGTTGTGGGATCCAGAGAAGAATATTCTTGTGGCGACAGTTGGGGAGAGTCTTGAGGTAAGTTCTTGACATGCCAGTATAAATTTTACTCTATGGACCTACAGTTCAAAATTTAAATCACTTGCCTTGGAGAAAGAAAGTTTTTTACCTAGTATTTGTATCCTTTTTACCTCAAGTTGTTCTTTATGAGTCACTTCTGAGTTGCTGTCTGGAAAATTTCATTGGACGGCAAATCTGCTAGCTTTGCTTTTTGTTAAATAAATAACAGAATTATGAGCCCAAGGAAACAATCAAAATACCTCGACAAGAAATGTTGAAAAAATATTTGCAGATTTGATGCTTTCCTTGTGGCACGTTGTACACCTCTATTATTCTTTTTATATTGATCTATACCTTTTCTCATTTAAACTATTTTCTTTGTACAGCCAATTTCTTCCTTAGCGTTTATTGGGAAGTCGGAGTATATTTTAACCACATCGCAAGGTTCTAATGCACAAGTATCAGTGTGGAGCATGTCAAAGCTGTCTGTATCATGGTCTTACAAGCTTAAGATAGAAGGTTCGTATATATCTTGTTTCACATACTCTGCCCCAATAAACTTCAGACAACAGTGAACCACCTGCTTTGGCAGCTTATGATAATTCTCTGTCATCATTTATTTTTAAGGTTAGAGAGAGGGAGGGGTCTGTTTGGCACAATCTATTTATTGTTGTGCAATGTGTCAAACATTACCGTAAATTATTTGTAATGTTTCATCCCAACTAGTATCTTATTCATCATTGCAGCTGTAACTTGTGCAATGGATGACTCCTTGTTTGCCATCCTGGTCCTTCTCCCAAAGTCAGTTGGATCTGTGATGTCCAATGAAGCCACAACTTCGAGTATGGAAGGGGTGATCTTATTATTCAACGTTGGCGATCCTGTTCCCGCAGCGAGCTGGTTTGTAAGAAAGGTATTGACTCCTGTATCCTCAAATTTTgagttcttttttctttccaaagTTTTTAGTTGGGAACTTGATGTCAGTTATCAAATCACCTTTTACTTGTTTAGAGGTGGTGAATATTGATCTTGTTAAGGCTGTTGAGAAAATAATAACATTCAGCCTGTCCTAGTTTTTGTCCGTCTTCATTCCCTCCTGTCTCCTGCACCCTTGTGAATCTCTTCTATTTTTCTGTCACCTTCACCCTTCAGAAGACGGCCTCTGCATTGTGTTGTGTGTATTTTCTGAGTTCTGACAGTTTCTTGCCTTTCTAATTTAGTTCATATATTGGGAGAGGTACCTATAACTGGAGCCAGAACTGGACGTCTTTACTTTGTTTGCATCTcatcctttctctttacaggcaaaAGGTTCTTCACTTGCTTTCATTCGTGGAAGTCCTAAGTCGGAGGATGGTGTTACTGATGGCAGATCAGTGCAGTTGCTGTTAGCTTACCTAAACATTGATCATGAATATGTGCTTTTTGATCCATTCAACAGTCACAACCAAATACATAAGATAAGCCGAGGAAATCTTGGTGATCTTGAGGAAACAGGTGTGTCCAATAAACCTAAGTTCATGTCTAATCTAATATGTCCCAAAGCTTTATGTATTTCAGAAAACAGTGTTTTTTTAGATAATTTAAAGATGACTGATGAAACTATATGCTTATTCTTATCTGCAGGAAAGTTTGGTTATGCATCTATCTATGGTGACCTACCGGAATttagcttagagagaaaagaagtCCCATCTATCACATCAGTACCATCAGAAAGACATTGGGAGACACTATTCAGTGGACCATCTCACAATCTTCCTCCTCTTACTAAATTGTGTTCCACATTCCTGGAATCATTATTGCAGAAGAGGACTACTGCAGTTGAGTGATTGCCAGTAGTGTCCGGTTGAGCTTTGTTGCAAGGCAGTCTCACTGGTCTAATCTATGTTCATTGATGAGAAGGCAACATTGTTGTTCGGCTTGATCCTGTTGTAGCTGAGAGAGCTGCATGACATGCACATATCGTACTCCCATGGTGTGCTCAACTTATAACCAGGTCCAAGAATGAAGCAACCATTTCTTAAAGCTGTCTGTGTTCAAGAAAAAAATGCCCAGATTAAGTGGGTTTGAAAATTTTGGTAGCATGATTAGATATCTTTGTCTGGATACTTATTTTTGTAGCATGTAACTTATTATTGAGTATGCCATTAAGGCAGGAATCGAATGCTTCACGGTAGTCATGTTGTGTTTTATAGTGTAACATTCATAAGCGCAAAAAGATAGTCACTATTTAAATATGCTGCCTTTAATTTGCTGTTGTGTTCCCATAAGAGAAAAGAGGAAATACAATGAATTAATACCTTGATTGGTTTACAAGAATATTGATGCTGTTATGTTCCTACAAGAGGGCATACAATGAATTAATACTTTAATTATGTTAAAACGGGAAGAACCCCTCCCCACCCCCCACCCACACACACAGCAGTAGGAAGAAGTAGCTAAATAAAGGTTTATTATTTTTCAACAGTACGATTACAGAAGGATCCAAAGATCCTTCACAAACATGTGCCAAACGACGAAAACTTAAAACCGATGATGAGGTTATTAGTTCCAACTTAGGGAGGATTTGTTGTCAAATTATCAGCAGTCTTGCCATCAAACATTAGAGTTGCAGCTGCTGGAGGCAGATTTTTATCCATGTTCTCATCCTCATAAACTAAATTATTCTTTCCTTGATTAGAAGAATCTCGAGTTTTTTCTTCTTGTTGGGGTTGTTTTGCTGCTGCAATATTACGAGCACTAGAAGAGAGGTCAACAGGTTGAGATTCAGCAATTTTTCCTTGTTGATCCCCAATATTACGAGCACTTGAAAAAAGGTCCACGGGTTGAGAATCAGCAATTTTTCCTCCTTCAAGAGGAGTACCTGCTTTGTACCTTATTCTAAGAGCATCATCTTCAGTTAGTCTTGCTTGAGCTGTCCCATAACTAATATCATCTTTGCTCTTTGCCATGATTTTGCAATACACTCTTTGATTATTTCTCTATTTTCTAGTTCTTTTGGGTATCAAATTGGCAACTAGAATGGACTTGGTTTAGTTAGTCCCAGGCAGAGTTTTATAAGCAGTGCAGGGGTCAGCGTGGCCGTTCTTCTAAGAGAGGGAGACAAGTGTTTCCATTCTGAAGACGTGGACAGTGTTTCTAGCTGCCTAATGGGCTAATACTACTAACAGCTTGCAAAGCAATACGAAGGGCATTCAGCTCTTGAAAAGAACATAAATAAACAAATTATATCCCCAAGTTATTACTCCTTAATTTCAGTCCGATTATATTAGTGAATGTGGCAGATAATATTAGAGAAGTGGTTAAAAAAATCAGCTTGACAAGGAAATATCATAGCAAAGTTACACAAAAACGATGAAATAATATTAAATATTTTAAGACATGCACCTCGTAATAAAAGGATActttcatataaattgaaatggataaaacacttttatataatATCTAGTCTAGTAATGAAATGACTCGTAATTTTCACTCGGGGTATCAATCTCATTACATTCCTTTTTTTATTCAGTTTAGCAAATACTTTGCTCTCTGTTTGGTCTTCTTCCAAGTATACCACGACATAGATATATTCGTCTTTTTTGGTATATTGAACAAATATCGCCACCCCTACTTTCAATTCAAGCATTTCATAGATGAGACTATATTCATCTAAATTAGTTGTTAAAGAATATTATACTTTACGACTTTTTGAATAATTTACCGGAATGACTTGAATGACTTTGGAAGTGGAAGATCTTGAATTTTGATCCCGTTTGTGCTTGGGGCAAAATTTTAAATTTAAGAAGTTTTGACTTTTAACCTTGAAGATTTGCCCAAGCCGAGGTCAAACTACCTTGGTATTAAAGCTAATAATAATTTTGGTAAATATCTTGGTTTTCCTATCATGCACCAGAAATCAAAAAATTCTGACTACCAATTCATTTTAGACAACCTTAATACTAAGCTTGCTGGATGGAAAACTAACTTCCTCAACATAGCTGGCAGGACCACCTTAGCAAAAACCTCTTAGTAGCATCCCAACCATGTTATGCATATATTATGTTACCTACTAAGATTACTCAACAAATTAATAGAACTTAGAGAAATTTTGTCTGGGGAATCACTGTTGACAAGAAAAAGATGCATCTTGTGGGCTGGCAAACCCTCACGAGATCCAAACATGAAGGTGGACTTGGTATGCAGAAAGCTGAGATCAAGAACAAAGCTATCCTTATAGGGCTGACCTGGAGACTCCTTAAGAAACCTGAATCTCTTTTGGCCTCACCATTAATTGCTAGAAACTGTAGGATTGCAAATAGCAACCAGTGCTCTAGAACCTGGAAACATATCCTTGAATGATACAAATACTATAGGCAGGGCACCCAATGGGTAGCAAACAATGAGAATAATGTAAATTTCTGGACTGACCATTGGATCCCCAATAGTCCTACCCTTAAAAAACAAATTATAGGACCCCTGAATAGAAATGAGGAACACTATAAGGTCTTAGATCTACATTCTAATGGGAATGGAACTTTGCTAACCTTTCTTTTGATCTACCCAGAAACATCAAAGATATCATCAGAGCACCTCTGTCCACTGAGGAAGATTCAGACCACTGCAGACTCTTCAACAATAGTGAATTCAGTACAAAAACTGCCTACTCACTCCTGAATAGTGTTCCCCCTGACCACAACCAAAATTTCAACTGGATCTGAAAACTTAAAACACCTAACAAGATTAAATCTTTCCTCTGGTTGTTCAACCATAACAGAATCCCTACCTCTTCCTATCTACACTCCGTTGGCCTTAATATCAACTCTGCATGCAAACATTGTGGCCATCAAAAGGAAGATATCAATCACATTTTCTTTGAATGTGGCACTAGTAAAATCTTTTGGCACTAAGTTACACAGTACAACTCTTCCCATAATGCCACTACAACCATATTCAGTAGCCTTTCCTCTATGGCCAATAGGTGGACAAATTAAGTAACTAGACTTTGACCATTTGATCAGCTAGAAACAACTCCTATCTTTCTTAATCTGGGGCATATGGCTAAACAAGAATAACAATCTTTTCAGAAACAGGCATGACCAAGCTTCCTTAGACTCTTTACACCCAAGATATTGAATTCTCACTAGTATGTTCTTCCAACCCCATAGTTAAAACCAAAACTACAATCTCCATCAAATGGAAACCTCCTGCCCCTAATCATTACAAGCTTAATACTATGGATCATGCTTTGGCAATCCAGGAAAGGGGGGATTTGttttgggtggggggggggggggggggggtgataagGGACTGCCATGGA
Protein-coding sequences here:
- the LOC132616851 gene encoding SEED MATURATION PROTEIN 1 translates to MAKSKDDISYGTAQARLTEDDALRIRYKAGTPLEGGKIADSQPVDLFSSARNIGDQQGKIAESQPVDLSSSARNIAAAKQPQQEEKTRDSSNQGKNNLVYEDENMDKNLPPAAATLMFDGKTADNLTTNPP